A genomic window from Triticum urartu cultivar G1812 chromosome 7, Tu2.1, whole genome shotgun sequence includes:
- the LOC125524738 gene encoding lichenase-2-like, which produces MASQGVASMLPLALLLGAFASIPQIVESIGVCYGMSANNLPAASTVVGMFKSNGIKSMRLYAPDKAALQAVGGTGIYVVVGAPNDVLSNLAASPAAAASWVRSNIQAYPKVSFRYVCVGNEVAGGATRNLVPAMKNVHGALTSAGLGHIKVTTSVSQAILGVYSPPSAGSFTAEAAAFMGPVVQFLARTRAPLMANIYPYLAWAYNPSAMDMSYALFTASGTVVQDGGFGYQNLFDATVDAFYTAMAKHGGSNVKLVVSESGWPSGGGTAATPANARFYNQHLINHVGRGTPRHQGAIETYIFAMFNENQKTSGVEQHWGLFYPNMQHVYPINF; this is translated from the exons ATGGCGAGCCAAGGCGTTGCCTCCATGTTGCCTCTGGCATTGCTCCTcggagccttcgcctccatcccACAAA TCGTGGAGTCCATCGGGGTGTGCTACGGCATGAGCGCCAACAACCTGCCAGCGGCGAGCACCGTCGTGGGCATGTTCAAGTCCAACGGGATCAAATCGATGCGGCTGTACGCCCCCGACAAGGCGGCGCTGCAGGCCGTCGGTGGCACGGGCATCTACGTGGTCGTCGGGGCGCCTAACGACGTGCTCTCCAACCTCGCCGCCAGCCCGGCGGCCGCCGCCTCGTGGGTCAGGAGCAACATCCAGGCGTATCCCAAGGTTTCCTTCCGGTACGTCTGCGTCGGAAACGAGGTCGCCGGCGGTGCCACCCGGAACCTCGTCCCAGCAATGAAGAACGTGCATGGCGCGCTCACTTCCGCCGGGCTGGGCCACATCAAGGTGACCACGTCGGTGTCGCAGGCCATCCTCGGCGTGTACAGCCCGCCCTCTGCCGGGTCCTTCACCGCAGAGGCGGCCGCGTTCATGGGCCCCGTGGTGCAGTTCCTTGCCCGCACCCGCGCACCGCTCATGGCCAACATCTACCCCTACCTGGCCTGGGCCTACAACCCGAGCGCCATGGACATGAGCTACGCCCTCTTCACCGCATCCGGCACCGTGGTCCAGGACGGTGGCTTCGGGTACCAGAACCTGTTCGATGCCACGGTGGACGCCTTCTACACGGCCATGGCCAAGCACGGCGGCTCTAACGTGAAGCTAGTGGTGTCGGAGAGCGGGTGGCCGTCGGGCGGCGGCACCGCGGCGACTCCAGCCAACGCCAGGTTCTACAACCAGCACCTCATCAACCACGTCGGGCGCGGAACCCCACGCCACCAGGGCGCCATCGAGACCTACATCTTCGCCATGTTCAACGAGAACCAGAAGACCAGCGGCGTGGAGCAGCACTGGGGACTCTTCTACCCCAACATGCAGCACGTCTACCCCATCAACTTCTGA